The following proteins come from a genomic window of Gimesia chilikensis:
- a CDS encoding C45 family autoproteolytic acyltransferase/hydolase, translating into MLRNPRRLTGISFLLFLALICLSARPAAAQTIARCGDGWLEKVDGYLVLHLKGTHYEMGYQQGVLLKEHIRKNMYNLLNEKGDTTLVDFGLVKLKPRQAIETVIQIQKPYTPQKYVDEMQGLAAGAEIAYEDVRATNFIPEMFHCSGFSLANTATKDGTLYHGRVLDYACDWGLQDHAVLVVAEPKGGIPFVNVTYAGFIGSVTGMNMKSVSIGEMGGRGLGHWAGVPMAFLVREVLETAKDLDEAIAVFKDNYRTCEYYYVIADGKTNRSVGMATSWEKMQVIQPGEFHPLLPNPVKDSALLSAGDRYQELSKRVKNGYGKFTAESAIELMSRPVAMKSNLHNVLFEPKSTKLWVANASTDGQPAANQKYFSFQLSELLKRKPDANSPQYPMPVAQEVSQKTK; encoded by the coding sequence ATGCTTCGTAATCCGCGCCGTTTAACAGGTATCAGTTTTCTTCTGTTTCTAGCCCTGATCTGTCTGTCAGCGCGACCCGCTGCGGCTCAGACGATTGCCCGCTGTGGTGATGGCTGGCTGGAAAAAGTGGATGGCTACCTGGTGTTGCATCTCAAAGGGACGCATTACGAAATGGGTTACCAGCAGGGAGTTCTGCTGAAGGAGCACATCCGCAAGAACATGTATAACCTGTTGAATGAGAAGGGGGATACGACGCTTGTGGATTTTGGTCTGGTGAAACTCAAACCCCGCCAGGCGATTGAAACGGTGATTCAGATCCAGAAACCGTATACGCCGCAGAAGTATGTCGACGAGATGCAGGGGCTGGCTGCGGGGGCGGAAATCGCTTACGAGGATGTACGGGCGACGAACTTTATCCCTGAGATGTTCCACTGCAGCGGATTTTCTCTGGCGAACACTGCGACGAAGGATGGCACCCTGTATCACGGTCGTGTGCTGGATTACGCGTGTGACTGGGGACTGCAGGATCATGCAGTGCTGGTCGTCGCAGAGCCGAAAGGAGGCATTCCATTTGTGAATGTGACCTATGCGGGATTCATCGGTTCGGTCACCGGAATGAATATGAAGTCAGTTTCGATTGGTGAGATGGGTGGTCGTGGACTCGGACACTGGGCCGGAGTGCCGATGGCGTTTCTGGTTCGCGAAGTTCTGGAGACAGCCAAAGATCTGGACGAAGCGATTGCGGTCTTCAAAGACAACTATCGCACGTGTGAATATTATTACGTGATCGCGGATGGCAAAACGAATCGCTCGGTCGGGATGGCGACCAGCTGGGAGAAAATGCAGGTGATTCAACCTGGCGAATTTCATCCGCTGCTGCCGAACCCCGTTAAAGATTCCGCACTGCTGTCTGCGGGAGACCGCTACCAGGAACTCTCGAAGCGGGTGAAGAATGGCTATGGCAAATTCACCGCTGAGTCCGCAATCGAGCTGATGAGCCGTCCGGTGGCGATGAAGTCGAATCTGCACAACGTTCTGTTTGAGCCGAAATCGACGAAGCTGTGGGTCGCGAATGCCAGCACCGATGGTCAGCCGGCTGCGAATCAGAAGTATTTCAGCTTCCAGTTATCGGAACTGCTGAAACGGAAGCCGGACGCGAATTCGCCCCAGTATCCGATGCCGGTTGCCCAGGAAGTCTCACAGAAGACGAAATAG
- a CDS encoding Gfo/Idh/MocA family protein: protein MSSEQQPASSEVTRRSFLRTGGAAAAGLAWTAKSYASILGANDRIRIGFIGAGGMANAHMNTFNAIKDKNNLEAIAVADCWQTRAEEGKTKTGAQHAFGDYQKVLEIKDIDYVTIATPEHWHSQMTIDALDAGKAVYCEKPMTHSIPEAQAVIKKQKETKLPIQVGVQGMSDDSYSSAAKAIEEGVLGQVVQAQIEYVRRYGDQGPWRRPGLKDNEPKPADLDWNAWLGKAPKIDWNPHHYFEWRNYGQYSGGICTDLFIHRITRIMKACNLLYPRRVVGMGGIWQWNDGRNLPDNFEMICEYPRGMTVYVLGTMSNRVGIDHLIRGYRGTLYFTREGWVAKDKDGKVLAEHKKSGAEDTKLHHTNLQNHLRNGEPLNCPTELGLAGVVAVNMANESWRSGQMMGWDTENEKMAPANTLELSHFPETT from the coding sequence ATGAGCTCTGAACAGCAACCGGCTTCCAGCGAAGTCACGCGCAGAAGTTTCCTCCGCACCGGCGGTGCCGCAGCCGCCGGTCTGGCCTGGACCGCAAAAAGTTATGCCAGCATTCTGGGCGCCAATGATCGAATTCGCATCGGATTTATCGGTGCGGGCGGTATGGCCAACGCCCACATGAATACGTTCAACGCGATCAAAGATAAGAACAATCTCGAAGCGATCGCCGTTGCAGACTGCTGGCAAACCCGGGCAGAAGAAGGCAAAACCAAAACCGGCGCACAACACGCATTTGGTGACTACCAGAAAGTGCTCGAGATCAAGGACATCGACTATGTCACGATCGCGACGCCGGAACACTGGCACTCCCAGATGACCATCGATGCCCTCGACGCCGGCAAAGCCGTCTACTGTGAAAAACCGATGACGCACAGCATCCCCGAAGCTCAGGCTGTCATCAAAAAGCAGAAAGAAACGAAGCTGCCGATCCAGGTTGGTGTGCAGGGCATGTCTGACGATTCTTACTCTTCCGCGGCTAAGGCCATCGAAGAGGGAGTGCTCGGTCAGGTTGTGCAGGCCCAGATCGAATACGTGCGTCGTTACGGCGATCAGGGTCCCTGGCGTCGTCCCGGCCTGAAAGACAATGAACCCAAACCGGCCGATCTCGACTGGAATGCCTGGCTTGGTAAAGCGCCGAAGATCGACTGGAACCCGCACCACTACTTCGAGTGGAGGAACTATGGTCAGTATTCGGGCGGTATCTGCACCGACCTGTTCATTCACCGCATCACCCGCATCATGAAGGCCTGTAACCTGCTCTATCCACGACGTGTCGTTGGGATGGGCGGAATCTGGCAGTGGAACGATGGTCGCAACCTGCCGGACAATTTCGAGATGATCTGCGAGTACCCGCGGGGCATGACCGTTTACGTGCTGGGTACCATGAGCAACCGGGTGGGCATCGATCACCTGATCCGCGGTTATCGCGGCACACTCTACTTCACCCGTGAAGGCTGGGTCGCCAAAGATAAAGACGGCAAAGTCCTTGCGGAACACAAAAAGTCGGGTGCAGAAGATACGAAGCTGCATCATACGAACCTGCAAAACCATCTGCGCAATGGCGAACCACTCAACTGCCCGACTGAACTCGGACTGGCTGGTGTTGTCGCCGTCAACATGGCCAACGAATCATGGCGGTCCGGACAGATGATGGGCTGGGATACCGAAAACGAAAAGATGGCTCCCGCCAATACTCTGGAACTCAGCCACTTCCCGGAAACCACCTGA
- a CDS encoding sugar transferase, with protein sequence MSSVLANQSKTPVKGTIPPGELSDLVKGYLDVELWRSTGWLTRLHLEEPRVDVRCLSERTRLIKRLLDIFVSATMLVILSPLLVTLIVLVKLSSPGPAIFKQTRVGLNYRKKNKNDRRQEQVDLSDLNLSRDRRVAGNDRRDERGYGMPFTLYKFRTMSVDAEKNGAQFAVKGDPRVTKLGRFMRKTRLDELPQLWNVLKGEMSLVGPRPERPEFIEGLNKEIPGYIDRLGLKPGLTGVAQIVNGYDNNVESFRRKVSLDLMYLQNCCIWNDIKILFKTIRVILTGSGAL encoded by the coding sequence ATGAGTTCAGTGCTGGCAAATCAATCAAAAACTCCGGTCAAAGGTACGATCCCACCCGGAGAACTTTCGGATCTGGTCAAGGGCTATCTGGATGTGGAACTGTGGCGTTCCACGGGATGGCTGACCCGGCTGCATCTGGAAGAGCCGCGCGTGGATGTACGGTGTCTGTCAGAGCGAACTCGGCTGATCAAGCGGCTGTTGGACATCTTCGTATCAGCGACGATGCTGGTGATCCTGTCGCCGTTACTGGTCACGCTGATTGTGCTGGTCAAGTTGTCTTCACCGGGTCCCGCCATCTTCAAACAGACCCGCGTTGGTCTGAATTACCGGAAGAAAAACAAAAACGATCGACGACAGGAACAGGTTGATCTGTCAGATCTGAACCTGTCCCGGGACCGTCGTGTTGCCGGCAATGACCGTCGCGATGAGCGCGGTTACGGGATGCCGTTCACGTTGTACAAGTTCCGTACGATGAGTGTGGATGCGGAAAAGAACGGCGCACAGTTCGCCGTCAAAGGAGATCCACGCGTGACGAAGCTGGGACGCTTCATGCGAAAGACGCGGCTTGATGAACTGCCACAACTCTGGAACGTACTCAAAGGTGAGATGTCACTGGTGGGGCCACGGCCGGAACGGCCTGAGTTCATCGAAGGCTTGAACAAAGAGATTCCAGGCTACATCGATCGGCTGGGCCTGAAGCCCGGGTTGACCGGAGTCGCTCAGATCGTCAACGGCTACGACAACAACGTGGAGAGCTTCCGCAGAAAGGTTTCTCTGGACCTGATGTATCTACAGAACTGCTGCATCTGGAATGACATCAAGATCCTCTTTAAGACGATCCGTGTGATTCTGACGGGGAGCGGGGCGCTGTAA
- a CDS encoding phytanoyl-CoA dioxygenase family protein: protein MASPSQSLSQERLSAEEVEKFEQDGYLIFRNLCPESLRQEMLAATQEGLAQVVEPVEYEADVEYPGSPASRQVIGGETVRRLKQAHSRGMSFTDLVNHPAIVNRLTPLLGDDYVMPLAHHNCIMTKQPQFSSDTLWHQDIRFWSFERKELISVWVALGEENRENGCLKVIPGTHRMEFGPERLDERIFLRPDLPENQALIETGVLAELHPGDVLFFHCRTFHAATRNFTDQPKFSAVFTFRPADNPPVPGSRSAALPELIIHTPR from the coding sequence ATGGCATCACCATCACAGTCCCTGTCCCAGGAGCGGCTGTCTGCGGAAGAAGTTGAGAAATTCGAGCAGGACGGCTACCTGATTTTTCGGAATCTCTGTCCCGAATCGCTGCGGCAGGAGATGCTGGCGGCGACGCAAGAGGGGCTGGCGCAGGTTGTGGAGCCGGTCGAGTATGAGGCGGACGTGGAGTATCCCGGTTCGCCCGCGTCGCGGCAGGTGATTGGCGGGGAGACCGTGCGGCGGCTGAAACAGGCGCACAGCCGGGGGATGAGTTTTACCGATCTGGTGAACCACCCGGCGATTGTCAATCGTCTGACACCACTCCTGGGGGACGACTACGTGATGCCGCTGGCGCACCATAACTGCATCATGACCAAGCAGCCGCAGTTCAGCAGCGATACGCTGTGGCACCAGGATATCCGTTTCTGGTCGTTCGAGCGGAAAGAGCTGATCAGTGTCTGGGTGGCACTGGGTGAAGAGAACCGGGAGAACGGTTGTCTGAAAGTGATTCCCGGAACTCACCGGATGGAATTCGGTCCCGAGCGTCTGGACGAGCGGATCTTTCTGCGTCCGGACCTGCCGGAGAATCAGGCTCTGATTGAGACCGGTGTATTGGCAGAACTGCATCCCGGGGATGTGTTGTTTTTCCACTGCCGAACCTTTCATGCAGCGACACGGAACTTTACCGATCAGCCCAAGTTCTCGGCCGTGTTTACGTTCCGGCCAGCTGATAATCCGCCGGTGCCTGGTTCGCGGTCGGCGGCGCTGCCGGAGTTGATTATTCATACGCCTCGCTGA
- a CDS encoding HEAT repeat domain-containing protein produces the protein MATRYIIALVVLLAVIVGLQMSGVFRFAGNIYREWSLKNVERGDVKALKWSREYLDSDEIQIRAAAASSIGRIGQADQATLTDLIKKVENDVARVASSAAWSLGHIELMEPEGNRTAYQSEVVAALIRGLSHQDKKVRRSAAYALSNYGMRGIDASPAIPALVAKLKDKGVGYMATRALGEMGARESSADIAVLLEGENETYQYEAGVALAKLQPLPEEIQAQLDRLLKAHDDIRRAVEIEVPDYQTAGTKQPVKK, from the coding sequence ATGGCTACTCGTTATATTATCGCATTGGTGGTCTTGCTCGCAGTGATTGTGGGCCTACAGATGTCAGGCGTCTTTCGATTTGCAGGGAATATTTATCGCGAATGGTCTCTGAAGAACGTTGAGCGCGGTGATGTGAAGGCACTCAAATGGAGTCGGGAGTATCTCGATTCCGATGAGATACAAATCCGCGCCGCGGCGGCATCGAGTATCGGAAGGATTGGTCAGGCAGATCAGGCAACACTTACTGACTTGATTAAGAAAGTCGAAAACGACGTCGCCCGGGTCGCCAGCTCTGCTGCCTGGTCATTGGGGCACATCGAACTCATGGAACCTGAAGGAAATCGTACCGCGTACCAGTCGGAAGTTGTAGCTGCGCTGATTCGCGGGTTGTCGCATCAGGATAAAAAAGTGCGGAGAAGTGCAGCGTACGCACTTTCCAATTATGGTATGCGGGGAATTGACGCGAGCCCGGCGATACCGGCCCTGGTGGCGAAACTCAAAGATAAAGGGGTGGGATATATGGCAACACGAGCCCTGGGTGAAATGGGAGCCAGGGAGTCATCCGCTGATATCGCTGTACTGCTGGAAGGTGAAAACGAAACTTATCAATATGAGGCAGGTGTCGCGCTGGCGAAACTGCAGCCGTTGCCCGAGGAGATCCAGGCACAGTTGGATAGGTTACTGAAGGCGCATGATGATATCCGCAGGGCGGTCGAGATAGAAGTTCCTGATTATCAGACTGCCGGTACAAAGCAGCCGGTAAAAAAATGA
- the glgP gene encoding alpha-glucan family phosphorylase yields the protein MPSKKTVYEKLCDLAGNLWWSWQPDVTQIFHLIDPDRWADLNHNPVLLLEEYSPEQLEKKLSSLSLHSRVNVAYRRWREYMERSETWGSTNATILGHRCAAYFSAEFGIHESLHIYSGGLGVLAGDHLKSCSDLGLPLVAVGLFYGEGYFSQHIDKEGWQQESYTEAKTKNLPISPAYTPDGKPVMISVATRSGEIFAKVWRIDVGRIKLYLLDTDVPENSEEDRNLTARLYGGDQRTRIRQEIMLGIGGVRALAAIGISPSVIHMNEGHSAFAPLERIRGRMHEDGFSFDDALRDVAASCVFTTHTPVPAGHDRFDAGLVEEHVGPLGDQLGLDHHALMGLGRVDPQNEGETFCMTVLAFKLSRLANAVSNLHGVVSRRMWASLWPWRSEEEIPIGHITNGVHMPTWLAAPMRVIYDRVLPTKWYYRTGEASVWAGIEEITPGDLWETHQALKNRLIIYARDQLEIQARRRGTSEEEVGHLRNALNPDALLIGFARRFAPYKRADLVMKDMENFLKIIEDSERPVQFIFAGKAHPADERGKQIIQRIFKLTQEPPFRGKIVLLEDYDINLGRHLVQGVDVWLNNPRRPLEASGTSGQKVVLNGGLNCSILDGWWAEAFDGSNGFAIGEGRTHVNQEIQDDRDGVNLMRVLRDEVIPLYYDRNYDDLPLGWIHRMKRAIRTLGWRFNADRMVMDYAEKMYLPAAGGLSSQIKGDSSL from the coding sequence ATGCCAAGCAAGAAAACTGTGTATGAGAAGCTATGTGACCTGGCCGGTAACCTGTGGTGGAGTTGGCAGCCTGACGTTACTCAGATTTTTCATCTGATTGACCCGGATCGATGGGCGGATTTAAACCATAACCCGGTGCTGCTGCTGGAAGAATACAGTCCTGAGCAACTGGAAAAGAAACTGAGCAGCCTGAGTCTGCACTCCCGCGTGAACGTGGCTTATCGTCGCTGGCGGGAGTATATGGAGCGTTCGGAGACCTGGGGTTCGACCAACGCGACCATTCTGGGGCACCGCTGTGCGGCTTATTTTTCCGCGGAATTCGGGATTCATGAATCGCTGCATATCTACTCCGGCGGTCTGGGTGTGCTCGCTGGTGACCATCTGAAAAGCTGCTCTGACCTGGGACTGCCCCTGGTTGCTGTCGGCTTGTTCTACGGCGAAGGTTATTTTTCACAGCACATCGACAAAGAGGGCTGGCAGCAGGAATCGTACACGGAAGCCAAGACCAAAAATCTGCCGATCTCTCCCGCTTACACTCCTGATGGTAAGCCGGTGATGATTTCCGTGGCGACCCGTTCGGGTGAGATTTTTGCGAAGGTCTGGCGAATTGACGTCGGTCGTATCAAGCTGTATCTGCTGGATACCGATGTGCCGGAAAACAGTGAAGAGGATCGGAACCTGACCGCGCGTCTGTATGGCGGCGATCAGCGGACGCGTATCCGTCAGGAAATCATGCTGGGTATCGGCGGTGTACGGGCCCTGGCAGCGATTGGAATCAGTCCGAGTGTGATTCACATGAATGAAGGTCACTCCGCTTTTGCACCGCTGGAGCGGATCCGTGGTCGGATGCACGAAGATGGTTTCTCATTCGACGATGCTTTGCGTGATGTCGCGGCTTCCTGCGTCTTCACCACCCATACTCCCGTACCAGCCGGACACGACCGGTTTGATGCAGGCCTGGTGGAAGAACATGTGGGACCGCTGGGAGATCAGCTGGGTCTCGACCATCATGCGTTGATGGGACTGGGACGCGTCGATCCACAGAATGAAGGTGAGACCTTCTGTATGACCGTGCTCGCGTTCAAGTTGAGCCGACTGGCCAATGCGGTTTCGAACCTGCACGGAGTGGTGAGCCGCCGGATGTGGGCATCACTCTGGCCGTGGCGGAGTGAAGAAGAAATTCCCATTGGACATATCACCAACGGGGTGCACATGCCGACCTGGCTGGCAGCTCCCATGCGTGTGATTTACGACCGTGTCTTGCCGACCAAGTGGTACTATCGAACCGGCGAAGCCAGCGTCTGGGCGGGTATTGAAGAGATTACCCCCGGGGATTTGTGGGAGACGCATCAGGCGTTGAAAAATCGTCTGATCATTTACGCCCGCGATCAGCTGGAAATCCAGGCACGGCGGCGTGGGACTTCGGAAGAAGAAGTAGGCCATCTGCGAAATGCACTGAACCCGGACGCGCTGCTGATCGGTTTTGCCCGTCGGTTCGCGCCTTATAAACGTGCGGACCTGGTGATGAAGGACATGGAAAACTTCCTGAAGATCATCGAAGATTCCGAGCGGCCTGTGCAGTTCATCTTTGCCGGTAAAGCACACCCCGCCGATGAACGGGGTAAGCAGATCATTCAGCGGATCTTCAAGCTGACCCAGGAACCACCGTTCCGTGGTAAGATCGTGCTGCTGGAAGATTATGACATCAACCTGGGACGTCACCTGGTACAGGGGGTTGACGTCTGGTTGAATAACCCGCGGCGTCCTCTGGAAGCATCGGGTACCAGTGGTCAGAAGGTGGTGTTGAACGGTGGCTTAAACTGTTCCATCCTGGATGGCTGGTGGGCGGAAGCCTTCGATGGCAGCAACGGTTTTGCGATCGGCGAAGGTCGGACACACGTCAACCAGGAGATTCAGGACGACCGCGACGGTGTGAACCTGATGCGGGTGCTGCGTGATGAAGTCATTCCGTTGTACTATGATCGGAACTACGATGACCTGCCTTTAGGCTGGATTCACCGCATGAAACGGGCGATCCGGACACTGGGCTGGCGGTTCAATGCGGACCGGATGGTGATGGACTATGCAGAGAAAATGTATCTGCCCGCCGCTGGTGGTCTGTCCAGCCAGATCAAGGGAGATTCCTCTCTGTAG
- a CDS encoding NAD(P)H-hydrate dehydratase, producing MNIQRITDLPSLPQRMTDSHKGTFGKVLIIAGSPGMSGAACLSGMGALRGGSGLVFIATPVSVQSIVASVNPCYLTIPLEMDSEDQLTPESRSNLLDQLSGFDAVAIGPGCGQRPWVRDLTLHLYEKLTQPLIVDADGLNSLAAADSPLPDPAGPRILTPHPGEFSRLTKVTIKEITADRESHALEFARQHKVILLLKGAGTIITDGSRIAVNPTGNAGMATGGTGDVLTGLTTSLAGQGLPPFDAAQLGAYLHGLAGDLAADDLTQPAMIAADLIDYLPDAWHELLANQPSE from the coding sequence ATGAATATTCAGCGCATCACAGACCTGCCCTCTCTGCCACAACGCATGACTGACTCACATAAAGGGACCTTCGGCAAAGTTCTGATCATTGCCGGCAGTCCCGGCATGAGTGGTGCGGCCTGTCTGTCCGGCATGGGTGCGCTGCGGGGCGGCTCGGGGCTGGTCTTCATCGCGACTCCTGTTTCGGTTCAATCCATTGTGGCCTCAGTCAATCCCTGTTACCTCACTATTCCGCTCGAGATGGACTCCGAAGATCAACTCACTCCCGAGTCCCGCTCAAATCTGCTCGACCAGTTGTCCGGTTTCGACGCCGTCGCCATCGGTCCCGGCTGTGGTCAACGTCCCTGGGTCCGCGATTTGACGCTGCACCTGTATGAGAAACTCACACAACCATTAATTGTCGATGCCGACGGCTTGAACTCACTCGCCGCAGCAGACTCACCTCTCCCCGATCCGGCCGGCCCCCGAATTCTGACGCCACACCCCGGCGAATTTTCGCGACTCACTAAAGTCACTATCAAAGAGATCACCGCTGACCGGGAATCACATGCGCTGGAATTCGCCCGACAGCACAAGGTCATCCTGCTCCTCAAAGGCGCAGGCACCATCATCACCGATGGCTCCCGCATCGCCGTGAATCCAACCGGTAACGCAGGCATGGCGACCGGAGGCACAGGCGATGTCCTCACCGGATTGACCACCTCCCTTGCCGGTCAGGGACTGCCCCCTTTTGACGCCGCCCAACTGGGAGCGTACCTGCACGGCCTCGCCGGTGACCTGGCTGCTGACGATCTGACGCAACCCGCCATGATCGCCGCTGACCTGATCGACTACCTCCCCGATGCCTGGCACGAACTCCTCGCCAATCAGCCAAGTGAGTGA
- a CDS encoding MMPL family transporter, whose protein sequence is MFRVLGNTVVRYWQVFLVFWILAVAGVSYVAPEWSSVVQNGEFAFMPADSPSLQGEKLFKRAFPDDLLASSIVLVVRREHGDQGLRPKDLKFIEDTLKPRLEEIAEEQGGFATERKDNNSQTLTSNISRIRTYTDKSIGDLLQSEDNKASLVIVELSTEFLDQSNAQTVESIENLIQNDEVFKQTIEPGLDISLSGIATVGRDMIRAANQSAEATELWTVLLVILLLIIIYRAPILALIPLFTVFVSVQIALSVLAILGDWGWVGLFSGIEVYVTVILYGAGVDYCLFLIARHREELEKECTFKEAISNSIATVGAALAASAGTTMCGIGMMVFAQFGKFQQAGVAMALSLSFVLMASLTLTPALLCLAGRFAYWPQSFNERVAISAGWLTPSSVMARLMQRNWAGSVWETVSQGLLKNPGKIWLSTFLVLFPFALISLACYGNLSYGLLSELPSEDPSVIGTKAVQGHYPAGATGPLTLLFENPDINFSDAEGRDAIEKLTASLLDQKDELGIADIRNMTKPFGIGAADEMEKARNLTGLKKIGALSRIKLIKNYYVSSEPELEHHVTRMDLILEKDPFSHDSMKQLERVKTAVNKGLPDKLKGNTDLYYIGATASISDLKNVTDQDQARIDVLVLASVFIILVILLRRPAISAYLIVSVFFSYLVTLGITFAVFWALDPQNFAGLDWKVPMFLFTILIAVGEDYNIYLITRIDEEQKRLDPVEGVISALKSTGGIISSCGIIMAGTFSSLMAGTLVGMQQLGFALAFGVLLDTFIIRPIIVPAYLIMLYRGYFGSWGKYLGAAQFLETKPRPELDTSHTK, encoded by the coding sequence ATGTTTCGAGTTCTGGGTAACACCGTTGTCCGCTACTGGCAAGTCTTTCTTGTCTTCTGGATTCTGGCAGTCGCCGGTGTCTCTTACGTTGCGCCCGAGTGGTCCAGCGTTGTGCAAAATGGGGAATTTGCGTTCATGCCCGCTGACTCGCCCAGTCTGCAGGGTGAGAAACTCTTTAAACGCGCCTTTCCCGATGACCTCCTGGCCAGCAGCATCGTGCTCGTTGTCCGTCGCGAACATGGCGACCAGGGACTCCGCCCCAAAGACCTGAAATTCATTGAGGATACACTCAAACCCCGGCTTGAAGAAATTGCGGAAGAACAGGGCGGCTTTGCCACCGAACGCAAAGACAACAACAGTCAGACCCTGACATCGAACATCTCCCGTATCCGCACCTACACCGATAAATCGATCGGCGACCTGCTGCAGAGTGAAGACAACAAAGCCTCGCTGGTCATTGTGGAACTCTCGACCGAATTTCTCGATCAGAGCAACGCGCAGACCGTCGAGAGTATCGAAAACCTGATTCAGAATGACGAAGTATTCAAACAGACAATCGAGCCCGGACTCGATATCTCGCTGAGCGGTATCGCCACCGTTGGACGCGATATGATCCGCGCTGCCAACCAGAGCGCCGAAGCCACCGAACTCTGGACCGTGCTGCTCGTGATCCTGCTCCTGATCATCATCTATCGCGCACCGATCCTGGCACTCATCCCGCTGTTTACCGTCTTCGTCTCCGTACAGATCGCCCTCTCCGTACTGGCGATCCTGGGAGACTGGGGCTGGGTCGGACTCTTCTCCGGCATTGAAGTCTACGTGACCGTCATCCTCTACGGGGCCGGCGTCGATTATTGTCTGTTCCTCATTGCCCGCCATCGCGAGGAACTCGAAAAAGAATGTACATTTAAAGAAGCGATCTCTAACTCGATTGCCACCGTCGGTGCGGCTCTCGCCGCCAGTGCAGGTACCACCATGTGCGGTATCGGCATGATGGTCTTCGCCCAGTTCGGTAAATTTCAGCAGGCCGGTGTCGCCATGGCCCTCAGCCTGTCCTTCGTTCTGATGGCCTCCCTGACCCTCACGCCTGCCCTGCTCTGCCTGGCGGGACGCTTCGCTTACTGGCCTCAAAGCTTCAATGAACGCGTCGCCATTTCCGCAGGCTGGCTCACCCCCTCCAGCGTTATGGCCCGGCTTATGCAGCGCAACTGGGCCGGCTCTGTCTGGGAAACGGTCTCGCAGGGACTGCTTAAGAATCCCGGCAAAATCTGGCTCTCCACCTTCCTGGTCCTGTTCCCCTTCGCATTGATCAGCCTCGCCTGTTATGGCAACCTGAGCTACGGTCTGCTTTCGGAACTGCCCAGTGAAGACCCCAGCGTCATCGGCACCAAGGCCGTCCAGGGACACTACCCCGCCGGTGCCACCGGACCTTTGACCCTGCTGTTCGAGAATCCCGACATCAACTTCTCCGACGCGGAAGGCCGCGATGCCATCGAGAAGCTCACCGCTTCCCTGCTCGATCAGAAAGACGAGCTCGGTATCGCTGACATCCGCAACATGACCAAACCGTTCGGCATCGGTGCCGCCGACGAAATGGAGAAGGCCAGGAACCTCACTGGCCTCAAAAAGATCGGCGCCCTGAGCCGGATCAAGCTCATCAAAAATTATTACGTCAGTTCGGAACCCGAGCTCGAACATCATGTCACCCGCATGGACCTGATCCTCGAGAAAGATCCCTTCTCGCACGACAGCATGAAACAGCTCGAACGCGTGAAGACCGCCGTCAACAAAGGGCTCCCCGATAAACTCAAAGGGAATACCGACCTGTATTACATCGGTGCCACCGCCAGTATCAGCGACCTGAAAAATGTGACCGACCAGGACCAGGCCCGCATCGATGTCCTCGTGCTCGCCAGCGTGTTTATCATCCTGGTCATCCTGCTCAGACGACCTGCGATTTCCGCATACCTCATCGTGAGTGTCTTCTTCAGCTACCTCGTCACACTCGGCATTACCTTCGCCGTCTTCTGGGCACTCGATCCGCAGAACTTTGCCGGTCTCGACTGGAAAGTGCCTATGTTCCTCTTCACGATCCTCATCGCGGTCGGCGAAGACTATAATATCTACCTCATCACCCGCATCGATGAAGAACAGAAACGCCTCGACCCCGTCGAAGGCGTCATCTCCGCCCTCAAGAGTACCGGCGGAATCATTTCCAGTTGCGGGATCATCATGGCCGGAACCTTCTCCTCGCTGATGGCAGGTACCCTGGTCGGGATGCAGCAGCTGGGCTTCGCCCTCGCCTTCGGCGTTCTGCTTGATACCTTCATCATCCGCCCCATCATCGTTCCCGCTTACCTGATCATGCTCTATCGAGGCTACTTCGGCTCCTGGGGCAAGTACCTCGGCGCCGCCCAGTTCCTGGAAACCAAGCCCCGCCCCGAACTCGATACCTCCCACACCAAATAA